A portion of the Lysinibacillus timonensis genome contains these proteins:
- the aroQ gene encoding type II 3-dehydroquinate dehydratase, whose amino-acid sequence MKFLVLNGPNLNRLGKREPEIYGKETLEDIQKRLLSLSNEFQALLDFRQSNHEGELIDWIHEAEDTGVKGIVFNPGAYTHTSVALRDAIASVQVPVIEVHISNIHKREPFRHNSLLAAECVGQICGLGTFGYDLALRKFLENL is encoded by the coding sequence GTGAAATTTCTAGTGTTAAATGGTCCTAATCTTAATCGATTAGGAAAAAGAGAGCCTGAAATTTATGGAAAGGAAACATTAGAAGATATTCAAAAAAGACTTCTAAGCCTTTCCAATGAATTTCAGGCATTACTTGATTTTAGACAGTCAAATCATGAAGGGGAATTAATTGATTGGATTCATGAAGCAGAAGACACTGGGGTAAAAGGAATTGTCTTTAACCCCGGGGCTTACACACACACTAGTGTAGCTCTTCGTGATGCTATTGCATCTGTCCAAGTTCCAGTAATTGAAGTTCATATTTCCAATATACATAAGCGAGAACCATTCCGACATAACTCTTTATTAGCTGCGGAATGTGTTGGTCAAATTTGTGGCTTGGGAACTTTTGGATATGACCTTGCACTTCGAAAATTTTTAGAAAATCTGTAG
- the efp gene encoding elongation factor P — MISVNDFRTGLTVLIDGQLYRVMDFQHVKPGKGAAFVRSKLRNLRNGNVQEKTFRAGEKVEKAQIDNRKMQYLYAQGDSHVFMDMESYEQTELSANQITDELKYLLENMEVHIQSYQGEMLGIELPNTVVLEVKETEPGIKGDTATGGSKPATLETGLVVNVPFFVNEGDKLIINTSDGSYVSRA; from the coding sequence ATGATTTCAGTAAACGATTTCCGAACTGGTCTTACAGTTTTAATTGATGGCCAATTATACCGTGTAATGGACTTCCAACACGTTAAACCAGGGAAAGGTGCTGCTTTTGTTCGTTCAAAGTTGCGTAACTTACGTAACGGAAACGTACAAGAAAAAACATTCCGTGCGGGTGAAAAAGTAGAAAAAGCACAAATTGATAATCGCAAAATGCAATACTTATATGCTCAAGGTGACTCTCATGTATTCATGGATATGGAATCTTATGAGCAAACTGAACTTTCTGCTAACCAAATTACTGATGAATTAAAATATCTTTTAGAAAATATGGAAGTTCACATTCAATCTTACCAAGGTGAAATGTTAGGGATTGAATTACCAAACACAGTTGTCTTAGAAGTGAAAGAAACTGAACCAGGTATCAAAGGTGATACTGCAACAGGTGGCTCAAAACCGGCAACTTTAGAAACTGGTTTAGTGGTTAACGTTCCATTCTTCGTCAACGAAGGAGATAAGTTAATCATTAATACATCTGATGGTAGTTACGTTTCACGTGCATAA
- a CDS encoding Xaa-Pro peptidase family protein, translated as MTKLTKLRQALEEHNLDGILITNEYNRRYITGFTGTAGVAIISKEDAVFITDFRYTEQAKKQIQDFRIVKHEKLIVDEISTQVAQMGIKTLGFEKDTVTYGTFQLYQEKIKVDLIPVSGLIEKIRLIKTNEEINIIKVACEIADNAFTHILNVIKPGITELEVSNELEFFMRKQGATSTSFDTIVASGMRSALPHGVASDKVIEKGDFVTLDFGAYYNGYVSDITRTIAVGNPSQQLIDMYEAVLEAQLTALQRVGPNMTGKEADAIARNLLNTKGFGEAFGHSTGHGIGLEIHEGPALSFRSDTVLEPNMVVTIEPGVYLPGIGGVRIEDDILITETGNELLTHSKKELIIL; from the coding sequence GTGACAAAATTAACGAAATTACGCCAAGCGTTAGAAGAGCATAATTTAGACGGTATCCTTATAACAAATGAATATAACAGACGATATATAACCGGCTTTACAGGAACAGCTGGAGTAGCGATTATTTCAAAAGAGGATGCTGTTTTCATCACAGATTTTAGATACACTGAACAAGCGAAAAAACAAATCCAAGATTTTCGTATCGTAAAGCATGAGAAATTAATCGTCGATGAAATCTCCACTCAAGTTGCACAAATGGGAATAAAAACGTTAGGTTTTGAAAAAGATACAGTAACTTATGGAACATTTCAGTTATATCAAGAGAAAATTAAAGTAGATTTGATTCCGGTTTCTGGGTTAATTGAAAAAATTCGCTTGATTAAGACAAATGAAGAGATTAATATTATTAAGGTTGCATGTGAAATTGCAGACAATGCTTTTACACATATCTTAAATGTAATCAAGCCAGGTATTACTGAGCTTGAGGTGTCGAATGAATTAGAATTTTTCATGAGAAAACAAGGTGCTACGTCTACATCTTTTGATACAATCGTTGCTAGTGGAATGCGAAGTGCATTACCACATGGTGTAGCATCTGATAAGGTGATAGAAAAGGGCGATTTTGTAACACTTGATTTTGGTGCATACTATAATGGCTATGTGTCAGATATTACAAGGACAATTGCAGTTGGTAATCCTTCGCAGCAACTAATTGATATGTATGAAGCTGTTCTTGAGGCACAACTCACTGCGCTACAAAGAGTAGGACCTAACATGACAGGGAAAGAAGCAGATGCTATTGCTCGTAATTTGTTAAATACAAAAGGATTTGGAGAAGCATTTGGTCATTCAACAGGTCATGGTATTGGATTAGAAATACACGAAGGACCTGCTCTTTCATTCCGCTCTGACACAGTTTTAGAGCCAAATATGGTCGTTACAATAGAACCTGGTGTGTACCTTCCTGGTATTGGTGGCGTACGAATAGAGGACGATATACTAATTACAGAAACAGGTAATGAACTACTAACTCATTCGAAAAAAGAACTAATTATTTTATAA